One genomic segment of Acanthopagrus latus isolate v.2019 chromosome 14, fAcaLat1.1, whole genome shotgun sequence includes these proteins:
- the LOC119032883 gene encoding G-protein coupled receptor 4-like, giving the protein MRPESIPELSAVFVHCPSEGLAVTWFVMDIVILVTGLAANAALLWLFLRERKTLSASQVLGLNLVVMDLVYLCIMPVSLIYESTELGQVNLSDSSAIAGQDSNTPHQLEKARDVFSMFNVIGCPMLLACMCIERYLAVAGPVLYLKLRKWEYRMAVSTVVWCVTLTFCLATGLVTNITFIMIPVSIIDSCLFFLMLACLGGVVWSLWQPSPAHTAIGKTDVLTLWNRNEI; this is encoded by the exons ATGCGTCCCGAGTCGATCCCCGAGCTTTCGGCTGTCTTCGTGCACTGCCCCTCAGAGGGATTGGCGGTCACCTGGTTTGTCATGGACATTGTCATCCTGGTCACAGGGCTGGCGGCTAACGCTGCTCTGCTTTGGCTATTTCTGCGGGAAAGGAAAACACTGTCGGCCTCACAG GTTTTAGGTTTGAATCTGGTTGTGATGGATCTTGTCTACCTCTGCATAATGCCTGTCAGCTTGATCTACGAGTCCACTGAACTGGGTCAAGTCAATCTTTCAG ACTCTTCCGCCATTGCCGGGCAGGATTCCAACACTCCACATCAATTGGAAAAGGCAAGAGACGTTTTCAGTATGTTCAACGTGATTGGCTGTCCCATGCTTCTGGCCTGTATGTGCATCGAGCGCTACCTGGCTGTGGCTGGACCTGTGCTGTACTTGAAATTGAGGAAGTGGGAGTACCGAATGGCTGTTTCCACTGTGGTGTGGTGTGTTACCTTGACCTTCTGTCTGGCTACAG GTTTGGTGACCAATATCACGTTCATCATGATTCCTGTCTCAATCATTGACTcctgcctcttcttcctcatgctCGCCTGCCTTGGGGGTGTGGTCTGGTCACTGTGGCAGCCAAGTCCTGCCCACACCGCCATTG GCAAGACAGATGTGCTGACTCTGTGGAACAGAAACGAAATTTGA